A single window of Halobacterium jilantaiense DNA harbors:
- a CDS encoding double zinc ribbon domain-containing protein, which produces MSKVTFRADDDLVAAVEDLDASKSEVMREALRTYLTESRVDAGGSLDAMVADRVDGLVGDAAEPAGRSGGARDVNINITVETDDGASVDAESSGTGQRAADAGRGRQQPGGDGERSCKQCGSSLSGEHVYCPNCGEKASHRVFCECGDEVRADWAFCPHCGRRTASADALDRQG; this is translated from the coding sequence ATGTCGAAAGTCACGTTCCGCGCGGACGACGACCTCGTCGCTGCCGTCGAGGACCTCGACGCCTCGAAGAGCGAGGTCATGCGGGAGGCGCTTCGCACGTACCTCACGGAGAGTCGCGTGGACGCCGGCGGGTCGCTGGACGCGATGGTCGCCGATCGCGTCGACGGGCTGGTCGGGGACGCCGCCGAGCCGGCCGGCCGGTCCGGAGGCGCGCGTGACGTAAACATCAACATCACCGTGGAGACCGACGACGGCGCGTCCGTCGACGCGGAGTCGTCGGGCACGGGTCAGCGCGCGGCCGACGCCGGCCGCGGCCGCCAGCAGCCCGGGGGGGACGGCGAGCGGTCGTGCAAGCAGTGCGGGTCGTCGCTGTCCGGCGAGCACGTGTACTGCCCGAACTGCGGGGAGAAAGCGTCGCATCGCGTCTTCTGTGAGTGCGGCGACGAAGTTCGGGCCGACTGGGCGTTCTGCCCGCACTGCGGCCGTCGGACGGCGTCCGCAGACGCGCTCGACCGGCAGGGGTAA
- the phnE gene encoding phosphonate ABC transporter, permease protein PhnE — translation MATDERTWQRPTAFRRRELKWVVYAGILAFFVWSAAGVGLDLSRIVRGFGRGASLLGDFLPPDATPRQAQRIVDKMAESVAMAMVSTVTGILLSVPVAFMAAENLSPKPLYYLNRGFIAVSRALNAIIVAILVVKAVGLGPLAGIITITFKTVGFFSKLLAEDLEDIDMGSVDAVRAAGASSIQTLLYGVVPQIIPRFAGLSVYRWDINIRTSTIVGIVGAGGIGSVLLTAFNRYSYQYVSAILVAIVAVVLLAEGVSAVVRRRYQ, via the coding sequence ATGGCGACCGACGAGCGAACGTGGCAGCGGCCGACGGCGTTCAGGCGACGCGAGCTGAAGTGGGTCGTCTACGCCGGCATCCTCGCGTTCTTCGTCTGGTCGGCGGCGGGCGTCGGCCTAGACCTCTCCCGTATCGTCCGCGGGTTCGGTCGCGGTGCGTCGCTGCTGGGTGACTTTCTGCCGCCCGACGCGACACCCAGACAGGCACAGCGCATCGTCGACAAGATGGCCGAGAGCGTCGCGATGGCGATGGTGTCGACGGTGACGGGCATCCTCCTCAGCGTCCCGGTCGCGTTCATGGCGGCCGAGAACCTCTCCCCGAAACCGCTGTACTACCTCAACCGCGGATTCATCGCCGTCTCACGCGCGCTCAACGCCATCATCGTCGCCATCCTCGTGGTGAAAGCCGTCGGGCTCGGCCCGTTGGCGGGCATCATCACAATCACGTTCAAGACAGTCGGCTTCTTCTCGAAGCTGCTCGCCGAAGACCTCGAAGACATCGACATGGGGAGCGTCGACGCGGTGCGCGCGGCCGGCGCGTCGTCGATTCAGACGCTCCTCTACGGCGTCGTTCCGCAGATAATCCCGCGGTTCGCCGGCCTGAGCGTCTACCGCTGGGACATCAACATCCGCACCTCGACCATCGTCGGCATCGTCGGCGCGGGCGGCATCGGGTCGGTGTTGCTCACCGCGTTCAACCGCTACAGCTACCAGTACGTCTCCGCGATTCTCGTCGCCATCGTCGCCGTCGTCCTCCTCGCGGAAGGCGTCAGCGCGGTCGTCAGACGGAGGTACCAGTGA
- a CDS encoding ribbon-helix-helix domain-containing protein, whose protein sequence is MERVTLRIPEQQIDEVEQMVERGKFPNRSEAIRSAVREMIDEQTDQTGPKNWAKV, encoded by the coding sequence ATGGAGCGTGTGACACTCCGGATTCCGGAACAGCAGATCGACGAGGTGGAACAGATGGTCGAACGGGGGAAGTTCCCCAACCGGAGCGAGGCGATTCGCTCCGCCGTTCGCGAGATGATCGACGAGCAGACGGACCAGACCGGTCCGAAGAACTGGGCGAAGGTGTAG
- a CDS encoding UbiA family prenyltransferase encodes MGSDDHPAGVSGSALAGLARRAVHGNLVVSLAATSVAATTAALVRVPVDPLALFVVFAATLFVYSADRVADADVDAANLPRRAAFARRHGRTVVAASTLLYVAAVALAAARGVRYVEFLALPVVAVGVYSGLRAKRVFLAKNLLVGGAWAAVPLGVGAHAARLGDPRVWLLAAWTGSVITVAAVVFDVKDVHGDRAAGIDTIPVRYGPAAARRVATLANAALALAVVALVATRVLPGRFLVLLVLHAYVAAYVPFATPDRSALFYGLVVDGEHVVLALIVLVLHGAGML; translated from the coding sequence ATGGGGTCCGACGACCACCCGGCCGGCGTCTCAGGGAGCGCGCTCGCTGGGCTCGCGCGCCGCGCCGTCCACGGCAACCTCGTCGTCTCGCTGGCCGCCACCAGTGTCGCCGCCACCACCGCGGCCCTCGTCCGCGTCCCCGTCGACCCGCTCGCGCTGTTCGTCGTGTTCGCCGCCACGCTGTTCGTCTACAGCGCCGACCGCGTCGCCGACGCCGACGTCGACGCCGCGAACCTCCCCAGACGCGCGGCGTTCGCGCGACGCCACGGCCGCACGGTGGTCGCAGCCAGCACGCTACTGTACGTGGCCGCCGTCGCGCTCGCCGCCGCTCGCGGCGTCCGCTACGTCGAGTTCCTCGCGCTCCCCGTCGTCGCCGTCGGCGTCTACTCCGGCCTGCGCGCGAAACGCGTGTTCCTCGCGAAGAACCTCCTCGTCGGCGGCGCGTGGGCCGCGGTCCCGCTCGGCGTCGGCGCACACGCCGCTCGACTCGGCGACCCACGGGTCTGGCTGCTCGCCGCCTGGACCGGCTCGGTCATCACCGTCGCCGCCGTCGTCTTCGACGTCAAGGACGTCCACGGTGACCGTGCCGCCGGCATCGACACGATTCCGGTCCGCTACGGGCCGGCCGCGGCCCGCCGGGTCGCGACACTCGCGAACGCGGCCCTCGCCCTCGCCGTCGTCGCGCTCGTCGCGACCCGGGTGCTTCCTGGTCGCTTCCTCGTCCTACTCGTCCTCCACGCCTACGTCGCGGCCTACGTCCCGTTCGCGACCCCCGACCGCAGCGCGCTCTTCTACGGCCTCGTCGTCGACGGCGAACACGTCGTCCTCGCACTGATTGTCCTCGTACTTCACGGAGCCGGTATGCTGTAA
- the ncsA gene encoding tRNA 2-thiolation protein NcsA: protein MDCTKCDRDAVMHAAYSGAHLCEPHFLESVERRVRRRVREDDMLPADATPEDPETWVVGLSGGKDSVVLTDILHDTFEEDPRVELVALTIHEGIEGYRDESLDACEELVAERGIRHEVATYREEFDVEMDDVAEDDPLDMAPCAYCGVFRRDVLARYADEYDADKLLTGHNLDDEAETALMNVFEGNVEQVAKHFDASLGPFGERNEKDGMIPRAKPLRDVPEKEVALYAQLRDLPVHMEECPHASEAFRGEIQDLLLKLEENHPGTRHSIMAGYEELASLAADEYGDDEDGETVGECEECGAPTTQDRCRKCALVDAVESV, encoded by the coding sequence ATGGACTGCACGAAGTGCGACCGGGACGCGGTGATGCACGCCGCCTACTCCGGTGCCCACCTCTGCGAGCCACACTTCCTCGAGAGCGTGGAGCGCCGCGTGCGGCGGCGCGTCCGCGAGGACGACATGCTGCCCGCCGACGCCACCCCCGAAGACCCCGAGACGTGGGTCGTCGGGCTGTCCGGCGGGAAAGACAGCGTCGTCCTCACCGACATCCTCCACGACACCTTCGAGGAGGATCCCCGGGTCGAGCTGGTCGCGCTCACGATTCACGAAGGCATCGAGGGCTACCGCGACGAGAGCCTCGACGCCTGCGAGGAACTGGTCGCCGAGCGCGGCATCCGCCACGAGGTCGCGACCTACCGCGAGGAGTTCGACGTCGAGATGGACGACGTCGCCGAGGACGACCCACTGGACATGGCACCGTGTGCGTACTGCGGGGTGTTCCGCCGGGACGTGCTCGCGCGGTACGCCGACGAGTACGACGCGGACAAACTCCTCACCGGGCACAACCTCGACGACGAGGCCGAGACCGCACTGATGAACGTCTTCGAGGGGAACGTCGAACAGGTCGCGAAACACTTCGACGCCAGTCTGGGGCCGTTCGGTGAGCGCAACGAGAAAGACGGGATGATTCCGCGCGCGAAACCGCTCCGTGACGTTCCCGAAAAAGAGGTCGCGCTGTACGCCCAGCTCCGCGACCTCCCGGTCCACATGGAAGAGTGCCCGCACGCCAGCGAGGCGTTCCGCGGCGAGATTCAGGACCTCCTCCTGAAACTCGAGGAGAACCACCCCGGAACGCGGCACTCCATCATGGCCGGCTACGAGGAACTCGCGAGTCTCGCGGCCGACGAGTACGGAGACGACGAGGACGGCGAAACCGTCGGTGAGTGCGAGGAGTGTGGCGCGCCGACGACCCAGGACCGCTGCCGGAAGTGCGCGCTCGTCGACGCAGTCGAGTCAGTGTAG
- the ftsZ gene encoding cell division protein FtsZ, translating into MQDIVQDALDNAEAEKREMDASTDGDEFGDPRIVIVGCGGAGNNTVNRLYNIGVEGADTVAINTDKQHLKMIEADTKILVGKSLTNGLGAGGDPSMGERATDMAQGTIKEVLGDADLVFVTAGMGGGTGTGAAPVVSKIAKEQGAIVVGMVSTPFNVERARTVKAEEGLEKLREEADSIIVLDNNRLLDYVPNLPIGDAFSVMDQIIAETVKGISETITQPSLINLDYADMTAIMNQGGVAVMLVGETQDKNKTNEVVKDAMNHPLLDVDYRGASGGLVHITGGPDLTLKEAEGIADNITERLDASANVIWGARIQENYKGKVRVMAIMTGVQSAQVLGPSTQKQADKSRKELRDVESSDSKQRVADDASTGGFGGAHSDGGQDEVEQENGLDVIR; encoded by the coding sequence ATGCAGGACATCGTTCAGGACGCCCTCGACAACGCCGAAGCCGAGAAGCGCGAGATGGACGCCAGCACCGACGGCGACGAGTTCGGCGACCCCCGCATCGTCATCGTCGGCTGCGGCGGCGCTGGCAACAACACCGTCAACCGGCTGTACAACATCGGTGTCGAGGGCGCGGACACCGTCGCCATCAACACCGACAAGCAGCACCTGAAGATGATCGAGGCCGACACGAAGATTCTCGTCGGCAAGTCCCTGACCAACGGGCTCGGCGCTGGCGGCGACCCGTCGATGGGCGAGCGCGCGACCGATATGGCTCAGGGGACGATCAAGGAGGTACTCGGCGACGCGGACCTCGTGTTCGTGACCGCCGGTATGGGGGGCGGAACGGGGACCGGCGCAGCGCCGGTCGTCTCGAAGATCGCCAAAGAGCAGGGCGCAATCGTCGTCGGCATGGTGTCGACGCCGTTCAACGTCGAGCGCGCCCGCACCGTCAAGGCCGAGGAGGGCCTGGAGAAGCTCCGCGAGGAAGCCGACTCCATCATCGTTCTCGACAACAACCGGCTGCTGGACTACGTGCCCAACCTCCCCATCGGGGACGCGTTCTCCGTGATGGACCAGATCATCGCGGAGACGGTCAAGGGCATCAGTGAGACGATTACGCAGCCCAGCCTCATCAACCTCGACTACGCCGACATGACCGCCATCATGAACCAGGGCGGCGTGGCGGTGATGTTGGTCGGTGAGACCCAGGACAAGAACAAGACCAACGAGGTCGTCAAGGACGCGATGAACCACCCGCTGCTGGACGTCGACTATCGCGGCGCGAGCGGCGGGCTCGTCCACATCACTGGCGGCCCGGACCTCACGCTGAAAGAGGCCGAGGGCATCGCCGACAACATCACGGAGCGTCTGGACGCGAGCGCGAACGTCATCTGGGGCGCTCGCATCCAGGAGAACTACAAGGGGAAGGTGCGCGTCATGGCCATCATGACGGGCGTGCAGTCCGCGCAGGTACTCGGCCCGAGCACGCAGAAGCAGGCCGACAAGTCCCGGAAGGAGCTCCGAGACGTCGAGTCCTCGGACTCGAAGCAGCGCGTGGCCGACGACGCGTCGACGGGCGGCTTCGGCGGTGCGCACTCCGACGGCGGTCAGGACGAGGTCGAGCAGGAGAACGGTCTCGACGTCATCCGGTAA
- the phnE gene encoding phosphonate ABC transporter, permease protein PhnE, with protein sequence MASANDSETWQRFDRRHRLGRLLGWLGAAVVFAASWRFLDMGVTRPEIIPREISDLLTRMYPPDVAYAGDLVGPLIETIHIAAMGTAGALVLAVPVALLAAENTTPNAATYWLGKLIVTVSRSVNTIVWALVFVVVFGAGPLAGTVAIAFRSVGFLGKLLGEEIEEIDFGQVEAVRASGASSLQVLLFGILPQVKPALVGLSVYRWDINVRDSTILGFVGAGGIGVQLFRAVNAFAWQSVAMILLVIFGVVVVSETLSAYTRGMVR encoded by the coding sequence ATGGCAAGCGCGAACGACAGCGAGACGTGGCAGCGGTTCGACCGCCGTCACCGACTCGGCCGACTCCTCGGGTGGCTCGGTGCGGCCGTCGTGTTCGCCGCCTCGTGGCGGTTCCTCGACATGGGCGTCACGAGACCCGAGATTATCCCGCGTGAAATCAGCGACCTGCTCACGCGGATGTACCCTCCGGACGTGGCGTACGCCGGCGACCTCGTCGGCCCGCTAATCGAGACGATTCACATCGCCGCGATGGGGACGGCCGGCGCGCTCGTCCTCGCGGTTCCGGTTGCACTCCTCGCCGCAGAGAACACGACGCCGAACGCGGCGACCTACTGGCTCGGAAAACTAATCGTCACGGTGAGCCGGTCGGTGAACACTATCGTCTGGGCGCTCGTCTTCGTCGTCGTGTTCGGGGCCGGGCCGCTCGCCGGAACCGTCGCAATCGCGTTTCGGTCGGTCGGCTTCCTCGGGAAACTGCTCGGCGAGGAAATCGAGGAGATCGACTTCGGGCAAGTGGAGGCGGTCCGTGCCTCCGGCGCGTCGTCGCTGCAAGTGCTGCTGTTCGGCATCCTCCCGCAGGTCAAGCCGGCGCTGGTCGGGCTGAGCGTCTACCGCTGGGACATCAACGTCCGAGACTCGACCATCCTCGGGTTCGTCGGCGCGGGCGGCATCGGCGTCCAGCTGTTCCGGGCGGTCAACGCGTTCGCTTGGCAGTCCGTGGCGATGATTCTCCTCGTGATTTTCGGCGTCGTCGTCGTCAGCGAGACGCTCTCGGCGTACACGCGGGGGATGGTCCGGTGA
- the phnC gene encoding phosphonate ABC transporter ATP-binding protein, producing MTLDVTDLTKTYSSGDEALRGVSLSVEGNETTAMIGPSGAGKSTFIRCINRLTEPTSGTVTLDGTELTALGDDALREARGDIGMIFQEYNLVERLTVMENVLTGRLSYVSAWQAFRRSFPPEDIRRAYDILDRVGLGDMEDKRADELSGGQRQRVGIARALIQQPKILLVDEPTSSLDPETSNTVMQLLTEIAAERDIPVLINIHEVDLAVEYADRIVGLHDGELVFDGTPSELDDAGFDRVYRGIERPDADTSASTPADSESAAPLDADPGRSLPGEP from the coding sequence ATGACACTCGACGTTACCGACCTCACGAAGACGTACTCGTCGGGCGACGAAGCGCTGCGCGGCGTCAGCCTCTCGGTCGAGGGCAACGAGACGACGGCGATGATCGGTCCGAGCGGCGCGGGCAAGAGCACCTTCATCAGGTGCATCAACCGCCTCACCGAGCCGACCAGTGGCACCGTCACCCTCGACGGCACCGAGCTGACGGCGCTGGGCGACGACGCGCTCCGGGAAGCCCGCGGCGACATCGGGATGATCTTCCAGGAGTACAATCTGGTCGAGCGACTCACCGTCATGGAGAACGTCCTCACGGGCCGCCTCAGCTACGTCTCCGCGTGGCAGGCCTTCCGCCGGTCGTTCCCGCCGGAAGACATCCGGCGGGCCTACGACATCCTCGACCGCGTCGGCCTCGGCGACATGGAGGACAAGCGCGCCGACGAACTCTCCGGCGGCCAGCGCCAGCGCGTCGGCATCGCTCGCGCGCTCATCCAGCAGCCGAAGATTCTGCTCGTCGACGAACCGACGTCCAGCCTCGACCCCGAGACCTCGAACACGGTGATGCAGTTGCTGACCGAAATCGCCGCCGAGCGAGACATCCCGGTCCTCATCAACATCCACGAGGTGGACCTCGCAGTGGAGTACGCAGACCGCATCGTCGGCCTTCACGACGGCGAACTCGTCTTCGACGGCACGCCGTCCGAACTCGACGACGCCGGCTTCGACCGGGTCTACCGAGGAATCGAACGGCCCGACGCCGACACGTCGGCGTCCACGCCTGCAGACTCGGAGTCGGCGGCACCCCTCGACGCCGACCCCGGACGGTCGCTCCCGGGTGAGCCCTGA
- the phnD gene encoding phosphate/phosphite/phosphonate ABC transporter substrate-binding protein has protein sequence MSDNGSAHRRTFLKTSAVAAAAGLAGCSGLGSTGGDGDSGSDPLMTDASEFDAAEPEWEDHNYRSKPLIDEGFERGGQSDLESMGDREVDEVPHGQPVRETPDDESEWLDPDTLIFTESPSEDVQGRYEEDFQAVFDRVEEETGKSVEYNKVDSYAASVEAMRSERAHIANFSTGTTCFAVNLCGAVPFAAGIGPDGSFGYRLFATTRADAGDVQSVEDFADDDVKIAHAEPASNSGHQAPSALFDQYFDVTAGEDYEINFSGGHSQTTRGIAAGDYDAGPICSTCFKDTVEGDSSLSFDDFKVVWASAPFPNGPIAYRYNLHPDIQEGIRAAWLDSNFADTAYAERTGYNEYVPIEYRRHWYDIMVIQRYNGVEYTQSALGE, from the coding sequence ATGTCCGACAACGGTAGCGCCCACCGTCGTACCTTCCTGAAGACCTCCGCAGTCGCAGCCGCGGCCGGACTCGCCGGCTGTTCCGGACTCGGTAGCACCGGCGGCGACGGCGACAGCGGCAGCGACCCACTGATGACCGACGCAAGCGAGTTCGACGCAGCCGAACCCGAGTGGGAAGACCACAACTACCGCTCGAAGCCGCTCATCGACGAGGGGTTCGAGCGCGGCGGCCAGAGTGACCTCGAGAGCATGGGCGACCGCGAGGTCGACGAGGTGCCCCACGGCCAGCCGGTCCGGGAGACGCCCGACGACGAGAGCGAGTGGCTCGACCCGGACACACTCATTTTCACCGAGAGTCCGAGCGAAGACGTTCAGGGTCGCTACGAGGAGGACTTTCAGGCTGTCTTCGACCGCGTCGAAGAGGAGACGGGCAAGTCTGTCGAGTACAACAAGGTCGACAGCTACGCCGCCTCCGTCGAAGCGATGCGCTCCGAGCGCGCCCACATCGCGAACTTCTCGACCGGGACGACCTGCTTCGCGGTCAACCTCTGTGGTGCGGTCCCGTTCGCCGCCGGTATCGGTCCCGACGGCTCGTTCGGGTACCGGCTGTTCGCCACGACGCGAGCCGACGCGGGCGACGTCCAGAGCGTCGAGGACTTCGCGGACGACGACGTCAAGATTGCCCACGCGGAACCCGCCTCGAACTCCGGCCACCAGGCCCCGTCCGCGCTGTTCGACCAGTACTTCGACGTGACGGCCGGCGAGGACTACGAAATCAACTTCTCCGGCGGGCACTCCCAGACCACGCGGGGCATCGCCGCCGGTGACTACGACGCCGGCCCCATCTGCTCGACCTGCTTCAAGGACACCGTCGAAGGCGACAGCAGCCTGAGCTTCGACGACTTCAAAGTCGTCTGGGCGTCCGCGCCGTTCCCCAACGGCCCCATCGCGTACCGGTACAACCTCCACCCCGACATCCAGGAGGGCATCCGGGCCGCCTGGCTCGACTCGAACTTCGCTGACACGGCGTACGCCGAGCGGACCGGCTACAACGAGTACGTCCCCATCGAGTACCGCCGCCACTGGTACGACATCATGGTCATCCAGCGCTACAACGGCGTCGAGTACACGCAGAGCGCCCTCGGGGAATGA
- a CDS encoding nucleotide-binding protein — MVEAFAVASGKGGTGKTTSTLALGLALADDYDVTVVDADTGMANLLFHAGLADVDVTLHDLLLADADAAVSDAVYERHGMRVVPCGTSLSDFRAAEPERLRDVVAELASDTDVLLLDSPATLASRDAVLPVVLADRTVLVVEPTIPAISDALKVQEYAASYGTGVAGVLFNRVTDGDAVDRVAAKADRYFEGPTLAAVPEDDAARAARRAGEPLLAHAPDSDAAAAYRTAVDALDVQASDADAVADRFRSAVVPDQP; from the coding sequence ATGGTTGAGGCGTTCGCGGTCGCGTCGGGGAAGGGCGGCACCGGGAAGACGACGAGCACGCTCGCGCTCGGTCTCGCGCTCGCCGACGACTACGACGTGACCGTCGTGGACGCCGACACGGGGATGGCGAACCTGCTGTTCCACGCTGGGCTGGCGGACGTGGACGTGACGCTGCACGACCTCCTGCTGGCGGACGCCGACGCCGCCGTCTCGGACGCGGTCTACGAGCGACACGGGATGCGCGTGGTGCCCTGCGGGACGAGCCTCTCTGATTTCCGCGCGGCCGAACCGGAGCGGCTCCGGGACGTGGTCGCCGAACTCGCCAGCGACACGGACGTTCTCCTGCTGGACTCGCCAGCGACGCTCGCCAGCCGGGACGCCGTCCTCCCCGTCGTGCTCGCGGACCGAACGGTGCTCGTGGTCGAACCGACGATTCCCGCCATCTCGGACGCCCTCAAGGTTCAGGAGTACGCGGCCTCCTACGGCACGGGCGTCGCGGGCGTGCTGTTCAATCGCGTGACCGACGGCGACGCCGTCGACCGCGTCGCGGCGAAAGCCGACCGCTACTTCGAGGGGCCGACGCTCGCAGCCGTTCCCGAGGACGACGCGGCGCGGGCGGCGCGGCGCGCGGGCGAACCGCTGCTTGCACATGCTCCGGACAGCGACGCCGCGGCAGCTTATCGGACGGCCGTCGACGCGCTCGACGTGCAGGCGAGCGACGCGGACGC